Genomic DNA from Pseudomonas fitomaticsae:
GACGAAGCCTCGGGGCTGGCCGATGCCGCGCTGATGGCCAGGGATATTCAGGATTTCGACCTGTTCCACCAGTGGGACATCACCCCGGAGCAGGCCATCGAGAAGGCGCTGCTCTGCGAAGCCGCCGCGTTCGACTCCGATGCCCGCATCAAGAATGCCGATGGCACCACGTTGAGCACTCATCAGGGCTGCCGCGTGTACGGCAACAGCCACGGTTTCATTGGTGGTTACGCCTCGACCCGACACAGCCTGAGCTGCGTGATGATTGCCGAGGCCGATGGCCAGATGCAGCGCGATTACTGGTATGACGTGAACCGCCAGGGCAGCTTGCTGGCGGATCCTGTGAGCATTGGTCAGCGCGCGGCACAGCGTGCAGCGAGCCGTCTGGGTGCGCGTCCGGTGCCGACCTGCGAAGTGCCGGTGCTGTTTTCCGCGGAGTTGGCGGGCGGGTTGTTCGGCAGCTTCCTGTCGGCGATATCCGGCGGCAGTCTGTATCGCAAATCGTCGTTCCTTGAAGGCACTCTGGGGCAGAAGCTGTTCCCGGAATGGCTGACCATCGACGAGCGTCCGCACCTGATGCGCGCCATGGGCAGTGCTTCCTACGATGGTGACGGCCTGGCGACCTATGCCAAACCGTTCGTCGAGAAAGGCGAGTTGGTCTCGTACATCCTTGGCACTTATTCCGGTCGCAAACTCGGCATGCCTAGCACCGCCAACGCGGGCGGCGTGCATAACCTGTTCGTCACTCATGGCGATGAAGACCAGGCTGCCTTGCTGCGGCGCATGGGGCGTGGCCTGCTGGTCACCGAGTTGATGGGCCATGGTCTGAACATGGTGACCGGTGATTACTCGCGCGGTGCGGCGGGTTTCTGGGTCGAGAACGGTGAAATTCAGTTCGCGGTTCAGGAAGTCACCATCGCCGGCAACATGCGCGATATGTTCAAGCAGATCGTCGCGGTGGGTAACGATCTGGAGTTGCGCAGCAACATCCGCACCGGCTCGGTGTTGATCGAGAAGATGACTGTCGCGGGCAGCTAAGCCCCAGGCAGGTACAAAAAAGGCGTGTCACCCGATTGGGTGGCGCGCCTTTTTTGTGTCCGCAAATTTTCCGGGCTGATGAGGGCAGCGGAAACGCTACTCTTGTTTCGGTTCTCATTATCATCTAATAATAAATCTCATTATCGGATGAGCCCAGGATCATGAGTTCTGCCTTGCACGAGCAGCCGTACCTCGAAAGCTGGCGTTGGATGAGTCGCCAGATCCGTTGCGCCATGGATCCCGACGAACCGCGCCTGATCGAGCATTACCTGGCCGAAGGCCGATACCTGGCGTGCTGTACGGCGACCTCGTCCTGGACGGTCGCCGAAACCTCTTTCCGTCTGCTGCTCGACACGGCCACCGACATCGCGTTGCCGTGGCACTGGCGCAGCCTCTGTCTCGATCAAGCCTGGCGCCCGCTGCGTGAAATGGAGCGCCTGTCACTGTGCAAATGCCGGCTCAAGCGCTGGCAAAGCTACACCTGGCAGCTCGCCACCTGCGAGTTGCAACCCTCGATTCCTCTCATTGAATTAGTCCAAGGATTTACCGATGACCAAGACACGTATTGAGCGCGACAGCATGGGCGAACTGCAGGTGCCGGTGGACGCTCTCTACGGCGCGCAGACCCAGCGCGCAGTGGATA
This window encodes:
- a CDS encoding FagA protein is translated as MSSALHEQPYLESWRWMSRQIRCAMDPDEPRLIEHYLAEGRYLACCTATSSWTVAETSFRLLLDTATDIALPWHWRSLCLDQAWRPLREMERLSLCKCRLKRWQSYTWQLATCELQPSIPLIELVQGFTDDQDTY
- the pmbA gene encoding metalloprotease PmbA; protein product: MSAVESVGPQALPALQEQVEQIIAEAKRQGASACEVAVSLEQGLSTSVRQREVETVEFNRDQGFGITLYVGQRKGSASTSATGPDAIRETVAAALAIAKHTSEDEASGLADAALMARDIQDFDLFHQWDITPEQAIEKALLCEAAAFDSDARIKNADGTTLSTHQGCRVYGNSHGFIGGYASTRHSLSCVMIAEADGQMQRDYWYDVNRQGSLLADPVSIGQRAAQRAASRLGARPVPTCEVPVLFSAELAGGLFGSFLSAISGGSLYRKSSFLEGTLGQKLFPEWLTIDERPHLMRAMGSASYDGDGLATYAKPFVEKGELVSYILGTYSGRKLGMPSTANAGGVHNLFVTHGDEDQAALLRRMGRGLLVTELMGHGLNMVTGDYSRGAAGFWVENGEIQFAVQEVTIAGNMRDMFKQIVAVGNDLELRSNIRTGSVLIEKMTVAGS